The genomic region GAGGGGGCGGCGCGGCTGATCCTGTCCGGCGCCTACGCCGGCTATCTGCCGGACCATTACGCCGCACCCTACGTCAAGGCCGGGCGGCTGCGGATTCTGCTGCCCAAGATCCTGTCCTATCAGGCCCCCTTCCAGGTGGCCTTCGACGCCAACCGCTCCAAAAGCCCGGTGGTGGACCTGTTCATCGCCCTGACCCGCGAGGAGATGACCGCGCCGGAGTTCCGGAGCGGCCAGGGCCGCTAGATGTGATACTCCGGCTCCGGCACCGTCTGGTCCATGGCGAGCGCCGGCACCGTGTCGCGGCACCAGCCGACGATCCGCGCCGGGACGCCGACGACGGTGGCGCAGGGCGGCACGTCCTTCAGCACCACGCTGCCGGCTCCGACCTTGGCGCGGCTGCCGATCTCGATGTTGCCGAGGATCTTGGCCCCGGCCGACAGCAGGACGCCGTCGCGCACCTTCGGGTGACGGTCGCCATGCTCCTTGCCGGTGCCGCCGAGCGTGACCTCCTGCAGGATCGAGACGTCGTTGCCGACCACCGCGGTCTCGCCGATCACCACGCCGGTGCCGTGGTCGATGAAGACGCCGCGTCCGACCGGGACCGCCGGGTGGATGTCCACCGCGAACACCTCCGACACCCGGCTCTGCAGGAAGTGGGCGAGGTCGCGCCGCTCGCGCCGCCACAGCCAGTGGCCGATGCGGTGCCATTCCAGCGCGTGGAAGCCCTTGTAGTAGAGGAAGGGCGTCAGGCAGTTGTCGGCCGCCGGGTCACGCGTGCAGATGGCCTGGAGGTCGGAGCAGGCCTCCTCGACGATGCAGGGCGCGTCGGCGACCGCCGAGCGCACGAGCATGGCGAGCTGGTCGGCGGAGATGTAGGAGTCGCCCAGCTTGCGCGCCAGCAGGCTGCCCAGCGCCGACGGGAAGTCATGGTGCAGCAGGATGGCGGTGTCGATGAAGGGGCGCAGCCAAGGCTCCTTGACGACGACGTTCTCCGCCTCGGCGCGCAGCATCGCCCACATGCCGTCGACGCCCTCCAGAAGGGGCGATTCCGGGCGGTCCAACCCCTTGAGGTTCTGGTCCTTGAGGCCCTGATCCTGAAAGCAGGGGGCGACGATGTGATTCATGGTAGGCTTGTCCTGATGTTCCCGACCGGTCCGGCCGTCGGTCCGGTCATGGGCCTTTCAACAGGCCGGACGAAAGCCTAGCACGCCGCTTTCCGGAAGGGGAGCCATGTTGCGGGAAATGAAGGGCCACCACGAATTTTTGCACATTTTCACGCTGTGAAAATTGCCTGCCCACCCAGACAACCCCATCCGCGCAGCGGGCGGGTTTACCAGATGATCATATCGTCGCCGGTGTAGGGGCTGGACCCGACCTGCATGTTCCTGGTGCCGAACGTCTCCTGCAAGGCGGCGGCGTTGCCGTTCACCGTGATCCTATGGGCGCTCCAGCCCTTTCCAGCGCGCGCTGCATGACGCTGGAAACCATCGCTTCGCTCGGCAATAATGCCGAAATCATGCTGCCCGCTGTGCCCGAATGACCAGCTCGGCCAGACCAGCGGGAAACCAAATGAATGCTTCGGCTCATACATCACGCCTTGGGAAACGACTCATGAGACGAATTTTCAAGCTCGCAAGTCTTCTTGTTGCTTTGCTTGTCGTCGCGGCCATTGCTTACGGCGGAAAAGGATACTGGGACGCTCTATCGGATGCTCCGCAATTGCGTCAGCGCGCAGACGATCTGATAGCTCAAGGTTTGGGAGGGGATTCGCTCGGCGCGGACCATCTGGCGATGTTGCTGAAAGTTGAAGACCCAAATTTCGTCGATCACGCCGGAGTGGATTTTTCGACCCCTGGCGCTGGAGCGACGACAATCACGCAATCGGCTTCCAAGCGCCTTGCTTTCGAAAAATTTCAACCGGGCGTTGGGAAGATACGACAAACCGGGTATGCGATGGGTCTGGAAAGCCGACTCTCCAAGGATCAGATTCTGGCCCTTTGGCTCGATACGCTGGAAATGGGTGAAGGTCCGGAAGGTTGGGTGACTGGCTTTCATAAGGCAAGTTCAGCAATCTATGGGCGGCCGCCGGCTGAGTTAAACAGCACGGAGTTTGCTCGATTGGTGGCCGTCCTCATCTCACCAGCAACCTTCAAGCTTCGTGACAATGATCCTGCGCTCGACGAGCGTGTCAGGCGGATCGAACGCTTGGCGGCAGGAGCGTGTGTTCCCAAAGGTCATGGTGACGTTTGGCTCGAAGGGTGCCGACAGCCTTCCGATAGCTGAGCGGCCCCAGCAGTTTCATCCTGCGGGCAACGGCGCGCAGCGCAAGCCTAACTCGTTTATTTTCCATAAGACACCTTATGGGATTTCCACGATGATTTAAACGGACAAGCATCATGCATACACCCACACTCGGATCCGTGCATTTGCTTACCGTGCTCCGGGGTTCGGCCCACCCTTTCCGGTTGGGAGCGTGTTCCGCGGCTAGAGCGTCCCGCCGGGCCGGGCAGCGGTGGATTCGGGGCGGTCGCGGCGCGCCATGGTGTCCACGAAATGACCCATCGCCAGTTTCATGTCGTTGAAGACCGTGCCCTGCGACACACCCAGATGGGCGGCGATCTGGGGATAGGACAGGCCTTCGACCCGGTTCAGAAGCCACACCTGCCGGGCCCGCGCCGGTAGACGGTCCAGGGCGTCCATGAAGCACGACAGCCGCTCGCGGTGCAGCAGGCGTTCTTCCGCCGAAGGGGTTTCCGATGCGATGCCCAGCGCCTCGACAGTGTCCGCCGGGCCGGCCTCGAACCGCTCCTGGGTCCGGCAGCGCCGGAGATGGTCCAGCGCGAGGTTATGGACCGTCCGGTGGAGGAAAGCCCCGATGTTGTCGATGGGTCCCCTCTCCACCGCCTTGCAGGCGCGCAGATAACTTTCCTGCAGCAGATCCTCGGCAACCTGAAGATCACGCACAATCTTCATCGCGCACCCGAACAACGAGCGGCGGTGATCGAGATAGATCGCAATCAGGCTTGCGGACATGATAGCCCTGTCGGTACGGCGGCGGAAAGGACACCACCGCGGTCGGTGCGACATCGGCGGCCTTGCAACATCGAGATTGATAATGATTCTCAATTTCAGATGTCAAGCCGGTTGGACGGGCGCGAGGACGATCACCATCTGCGGGCCATGGCCCGCGGTTTGCGAATTGTGACCCGCCGAGCGATGAAACGTCTCAACTGTACGTGAGTCCGGTCAAGGAAGAGTGGAAGACCAAGCGTGGAGCAGGACAAGGCAGACGGCGGACAGGATGCCGGGGCCTACCGGCATGCGGACCCGATCACGGACGAGGCGCTCACCTGGTTCGTGACGCTTCTCGACGCGCCCGTGGACCCGCACACCCGAGCCGCCTATCAGGCATGGCGGAACCGCGACCCGCGCCACGCGGCGGCGTTCGACCGCCTGTCGTCGCTTGGGAGCATGCCCGAACTGCAGGCGGCGACGCTCGCCCATCACCCGCAGACCGCCTCTTCGCCGCCGGCCAC from Azospirillum baldaniorum harbors:
- the cysE gene encoding serine O-acetyltransferase, which translates into the protein MNHIVAPCFQDQGLKDQNLKGLDRPESPLLEGVDGMWAMLRAEAENVVVKEPWLRPFIDTAILLHHDFPSALGSLLARKLGDSYISADQLAMLVRSAVADAPCIVEEACSDLQAICTRDPAADNCLTPFLYYKGFHALEWHRIGHWLWRRERRDLAHFLQSRVSEVFAVDIHPAVPVGRGVFIDHGTGVVIGETAVVGNDVSILQEVTLGGTGKEHGDRHPKVRDGVLLSAGAKILGNIEIGSRAKVGAGSVVLKDVPPCATVVGVPARIVGWCRDTVPALAMDQTVPEPEYHI
- a CDS encoding transglycosylase domain-containing protein, with translation MRRIFKLASLLVALLVVAAIAYGGKGYWDALSDAPQLRQRADDLIAQGLGGDSLGADHLAMLLKVEDPNFVDHAGVDFSTPGAGATTITQSASKRLAFEKFQPGVGKIRQTGYAMGLESRLSKDQILALWLDTLEMGEGPEGWVTGFHKASSAIYGRPPAELNSTEFARLVAVLISPATFKLRDNDPALDERVRRIERLAAGACVPKGHGDVWLEGCRQPSDS
- a CDS encoding sigma-70 family RNA polymerase sigma factor; translation: MSHRPRWCPFRRRTDRAIMSASLIAIYLDHRRSLFGCAMKIVRDLQVAEDLLQESYLRACKAVERGPIDNIGAFLHRTVHNLALDHLRRCRTQERFEAGPADTVEALGIASETPSAEERLLHRERLSCFMDALDRLPARARQVWLLNRVEGLSYPQIAAHLGVSQGTVFNDMKLAMGHFVDTMARRDRPESTAARPGGTL